A segment of the Entomomonas moraniae genome:
TTTTTAAAAGTGATGAACAACAACAGGTTCTCTTAATTGCTAATACCAACGACTACCCTATTTTAATGCAAACATGGATCGATAACGGTAATACGCAGAATGTACCCAGCGCTACTGTGTCCCCTTTTATCATTACCCCTCCTATGTCCCGTTTAGTCGCAGGAGAAATAAAAGGATTACGTATCATCTACAACAAACAAAAAACACTACCTAATGATAAAGAATCCGCTTTTTGGATCAATTTATACGAAGTACCACCGACAAGTAAAGAAAATAAATTAGTTGATAATGTTACCGTGGCAATGAATACACAAATTAAGCTATTTTATAGGCCAACTCCGTTAGCGAATAAACCAGAAGAAAAAATACTCGTCACGCAACTAAGCTGTTATGGTAAAGCTTATAATCTAGAAATCACAGTCTCCTGTAAAAACCCAACCCCCTATTACATCTCCTTATCTAATATTGAATTAAATCTCTACAATCATACTTATCATAATGAAACACAATTAGATATGATGGTTCCCCCTTTTTCTGATAATAGCTATCGGATTAATGTTGACTCCAGCAACATTCCTCAACAAGTAAATGTTGAATACTCCTTTGTCGATGATAAGGGAGATGTCCATGGGCTTAAATCAACAATACGGATCGATTAATCGTTTATTTACATGAAAATTACCGCTACAACCTAACACTCCATTAGGCTAGGTGGCAATGAGCTCTATTTTCATGTATACAACAACAACCAAATATTTACACATTCTTTACCCAAGCTGTATTTTCTCTTTACACTTCTAGCGCTAATATATAAACACTTAAATTACAAAACAAAGGAATTACAAAATGAAAAAATTATTAGCTACCTCAGTTGCTGCTTTATTATCTTTAAGTGTTGCAGGTTATGCTTCTGCTCAAAGTACAGAACACCAACCAAACCAACAACAAGCCCCTCATACTCAACACATGAGCAAGCAAGATAAAGGAAATCAAGGTCAACAACATGAAGGCAAAAAACCAACTAGACATAACAACGCTGACAAAAACCAACAACATGATGGTAAAAAAGTAAACAAAGAACATAAAGGCCAAAATGTGAACAAAACACATAGAGCTGACAAGAACCAACAACATGATGGTAAGAATGCAAGCAAAAAACACAACGGCGAAGGTAAAAGACAACACCAATCAGATAACAGCAAATCTGAATAAAACTGATACTTTTTTCTGATCAATTGATCTTATCTTTTCTATAAAAATTTAGGCGAGGCAAACCAGTTACATTTTTATACTGTCACCCTCGCTCTAAATTTTTTTTAATTTCATATCAATAAATAGTTTCCCATCTCAAAATCATTGACATTTATTTAGCCATTTTTTGTTTTCTTTCCAACTCCAAAGCACCAAAATGAGAGAGAATACAAAAAATAATACAGCACACTGTACCGCCTAATAATAAATAAAAACCAATATCCCAATTGCCATTTGTTTGCTTCACAACAAACCCAAAAATACTGGTTCCTAAAGAAGCACCTAAAATATAGCTCATAAAGCCACGTAGACCTACAGCAGAACCTACCGCATAACTAGGAACAATTTCCATTGTTTGCACAGAAGCAAGAAATTGTGGAATATAAATCAAACAACCAACAATAGCAGCAAATGTTGTTACCATAAATAAAGAACTACTTTGCCAATAACCAATAATACAAAAGAAAATAAGTGACATAGCTAAAATAGCTAAAGGCATACGGCGCCCTTTAAAAAGCTTATCAGATAACCAACCTGCTAAAAGGGTAGAAGGTATTGCTGCCCACTCAAAACATAAGAAAGCAAAACTCATCTCTCCTTTAGAGAAATGTTTAACATCTGATAAATAGATAGGTAACCAGCTAATAACGCCAAAACGCACCATGTAGACAAAGACATCAACAAACGAAATAAACCATGCATTCTTATTAGGTAATACATACTTTACAAAAATTTGCCACGAACTCATATTAGCAACAGCAGAATTCAACTCCGTTTTAACCAGCTCATCGTCATCTTTTACTATTTCATTTAAAGAAGGTAAACCCTCTCCAACTGGGGACTCTTTACCCAAGCCCAATACAACAAATGCCATGATAATCGCAATAGCAGCCGGAACAACATAGCTCGCAATCCGCCAATAATCTTGTGGGTTATCATCCCCTGTCACAAATGCCAATGCTGCAAAGCCACCCGCAACAATCGGAGCAACAACCCCCCCCCCTACGTTATGAGAGATATTCCAAAAAGCACCAACACGCCCACGAATATTGCGAGGAAACCAATTAGCAATAGTAATAAATGAAGGCCCTACTCCCATCCCTTGGAATAAACCATTTAAGGCAACAAAAATAAAAAACATCCAAAAAGCAAAACTAAATCCTAACCCAATATTAACAATAGCACATAGAAATAAACCAACGGCCATAAATCTCTTAGGGCTCGCTTTATCTGAAAGGTTACTCATCACCCCTTTACTAATTCCATAAACGATAAGCATTAAACTGGTCAAAATACCAATTTCCTGAGTATCAAAGTGTAACTGATCTTTTAGATAGGGAGTTGATAACGTAAAGTTATTTCTAACAATATAATAAGAAAGATACCCTAAAAAAACACTTAGTAACGCCTGTATTTTATAGGTATTATAGGTTGTTTGGATCAACTGATCGGAAACTTTATCAGCTTTAAACTGCGGTTTTAAGAATGCAAACATAATTAGGCCTGCTTAGTTTTTGAATGATATAGTATTAGTAAATGTTTCAAGCAATTAGTTTAATATTCTGGAAAAAATTTATAAACTATCCATAATATTTAAATAAATATACTTGATATATTCAAACTTCTATCAAACATACCGCTTTAATTATTAAGTAAAGGTTTTTATTTATGCTACTTTTTATTCGTCATGGTGAAACTGATTTTAACCACAAAGGACTTTGGATGGGATGCACTGACATTGAACTTAATGAACGAGGCAGACAACAAGCACTTAATGCAGCAAAAGCTCTATCCGAAAAATCCATTGATGTTATTTTCACAAGCCCTTTAAAAAGAGCCTATATCACGGCCCAAACGATTGCTCATCAACAACTACACAAACCTCCCATTATCATCTTAAATGATTTAAGAGAACGTGGTTTTGGCATCTTAGAAGGAACCCCTCGAGACAAGCCACTAAATGATGATTTTGATAATATTGAGGGCGTAGAAAAGAAAGATACTCTTATAAAGCGGTTGACCACTGTGTTATCGAGTATTGAGAAAGATGCTCATAAAAACATACTTATTGTTTCACATGGGGGAGTCTTCCATTGCCTTACTCATGAGATGGGATACAGAAGTAATCCTTCGAGTGAGGGCACTCAAATTAGTAATTGCGAACCTGTAGAATTATTTAAAAAGTAATTTTTATTCGTCCTATTTACACCAATATCCAGTTATTAAAAAACCCAATACCTGAGTTATGCACGCAGATATTGGGTTATATTAAAAACTACATGGCTTATTGATAAACCTGCATAGCAGCATCAAACGCTGCACCTTGCGTTGTTTTAAAGCCAACACGATTTAAAACACTTTCTAAAGCTGTTAATGTTTCACATACACAGTCTTTTCTTGCGTTATATCCCATTGTACCTATACGCCAAATCTTGCCTTTTAAGGGGCCAAATGAGCTGCCTATTTCTATTGAGAAATCATTTAACAATAAGCTTCTTACTTCTTCGCCATCAATACCATCAGGAATATGAATACCTAGCACATTGTTCATTCTGTTTTTAAGGTCACCAAAGGGTTTTAATCCCATCGCTTCAATGCCTGCTAAAACAGCATCGCCATGTAATTTATGGCGTTTAATACTGTTATCAATTCCCTCTTCCAGTAGTAAACGTCCACATTCATACGCGGCAAAGAGCATACTGGTCGCTTCTGTATGATGATTTAGGCGTTCAGCACCCCAATAATCCATAATCATACCAAGATCAAAATAGTTAGAGTAAACCATCTCTTCTTGGCCTTGCTCATGATGGTCTGCCAAAATACCTTCTTCAATATGTTTACGGTGATTAATTTGCTCTACAATAGCATCGCTTAAAGTGATAGGTGAGCTTCCTGGTGGGCCCCCTAAACATTTTTGTAACCCTGTAGATACAGCATCTAAATGCCAAGCATCTGTCTCGAGTGGATTACCACCAAAAGAAGCTGTTGCATCTGTGTAAAAAAGCACACCATGACGTTTACAGATTTCCCCTAAGTCAGCCAACGGCTGTAACATCGTTGTTGAGGTATCACCTTGTACTGTAAGCAACATACGAGGTTTTATCTCTTTAATCGCTTTTTCTATTTGTTCTGGTTCAAACACTTCCCCCCAAGGGACTTCAATTTTATGCACCTCAGCACGGCACCGCTTAGCAATTTCACATAATAGTAAGCCAAAACGACCAAAAACGGGTACTAATACTTTATCATTAGGTTTAATCACTGACATAAAGATGGCTTCAATACCTGCTCTTGAAGTCCCATCTATTAATAATGTCCATTGATTTTTTGTCTTATAGAGCTCCCGATAAAGCGCCATAGTCTGGTTCATATAACCGGTCATTACAGGGTCATATTGTCCAACCAACTGATGGGACATCGCTTGCAATACTCTTGGATCGACATTAATAGGTCCTGGGCCCATGAGCAGTCGTCTGGGTGGATTGAGAGGGGGAAAGTTTACGGAATTTTTCATACTACACCTATTTAAATAACAAAATAAATCTACTTCTTATACGGATGATTCTTAAGCCAGTGGGTTGCAATATCCTGACGACGACATACCCACACCTTATCGTGTTGTTGAATATAATCTAAGAAACGCTGTAATGCCTTAAAACGACCAGGTCTACCTAATAACCGGCAATGCATACCTATCGACATCATTTTAGGTGACTCCTCACCTTCTGCATATAACACATCAAAACTATCTTTTAGATAAGTATAGAATTGTTCTGCAGTATTAAAGCCTTGGGGAGTAGCAAAACGCATATCGTTGGCATCTAATGTATAGGGAATGATTAAATGAGGCTTCTTTTCACCTGAGGATAGAGTAACCTCTGTCCAAAAAGGTAAATCATCGCCGTAATAATCACTATCAAATAAATAACCACCTTGCTCCACGACAAGGGCTCTTGTGTTTGGACTATCACGCCCTGTATACCAACCGATGGGAGCTTTACCAAAAAGCTCAATTAATGCTTGGGTAGCTAGCTGGACATGCTGCTTTTCTGTTTCAGGGCTGATTTGTTGATAATGTAACCAACGCCAACCATGACTGACCACATCGTAATCTGCTTCTTTAATCGCCTCAACGACCTTAGGATTTCTCGCCAAAGCCATTGCCACACCAAAAACGGTCATGGGTAACTTTCTTTTCTGAAACTCATTATGAATACGCCAAAACCCTACGCGAGAGCCATACTCATAAAGAGAATCCATAGAAAGATGACGATCAGGAAAACTATCGGCACCAATAATATCTGATAAAAAACGCTCAGAACCTGCATCACCATGCAACACGTTATTTTCAGAACCTTCTTCATAATTAAGAACGAACTGTACAGCAATACGGGCATTATTGGGCCAACAAGCATTGGGAACATCATTTGCATAACCCAACATATCCCGCGGATAATTTACATTAATTTCATCTAACACACTCATTTATCATCCCCTTACTCTTTCGTTCATTCAACTAGCTGAATCAAATAACGTTTAACTCAATTAGCAACTAAAATCACTATTTTTTGTTTCTTTAATTAGGAGCATGGCAATAAAACTAATCAACGAGGCAAAAGATACGTAATAGCCTACCCACAATAATCCACCCTCATTAACGAGATAATTCGCAACGATAGGCGCAATTGAAGCCCCCAAAATACCACCAATACTATAAGCAGCAGACGAGCCTGTATAACGTATGTTGATAGGAAATATTTCAGGTAATAGCGCCCCCATCGGTGCAAAAATAACCCCCATTAAAAATAACTCAATACATAAAAAGGCAAGCACTAAAAAGTTTGAATCACTCTCCATAAATGGAACCATGACCATACCCGATAAAATAGTTAAAATAAGTCCGATAATTAAAACAGGCTTACGTCCATATTTATCACTTAATAAAGCAGAAATAGGCGTCGCAACTGCCATAAACACGACGGCAATACATAAAAAACCTAAAAAAGTCTGATTGGCAATACCAAGGTGCTTTGTCCCAAATTGCAATAAGAAGGCCGTTGTAATATAAAATAATGTATAACAACCAACCATAGACAATGAACCTAGTGCTAATGTTGACCAGTGGCATTTAAACATTTCTAAAACAGGCACTTTAGGAGGATTATTTTTCTTTAATGCTTCTGTAAAAATAGGACTTTCTACTAGTTTTAAACGAATATATAAACCAATAACAACCAATAATGCACTAAATATAAAAGGTATCCGCCAGCCCCATGCTAAAAACTGCTCATTGGTTAATGTTAAAGCAATAATAAAGAATACGCCATTGGACATCAAAAAACCAACCGATGGTCCTAACTGAGGGAACATACCAAATAGCGCTCGCTTGTCTTCGGGGGCATTTTCTGTTGCCAGTAAAGCGGCACCGCCCCACTCTCCCCCAAGACCTAAACCTTGAGCTAATCGTAAAATACAAAGAAGAAATGGTGCCCAAAAACCAATGGCGGCATACCCTGGTAACAAGCCGATCAGCATTGTTGCTATACCCATCAGTATCAGCGAAAAGACTAATGTTGATTTACGTCCAATGCGATCACCAAAATGACCAAATAGCATTGCTCCAATTGGCCGTGCTACAAAAGCAATACCAAAGGTTGCAAACGATTGTAATATTTGAGCAGAAGGGGAACTACCAGGAAAAAATACAGGGCCTATGACAAGCGCCGCTGCAGTGGCGTAAATATAAAAATCATAAAACTCAATAGTTGTACCAATAAAGCTGGCCAAAGCCACACGGGATGTTGAATTAACAGGTTGATTACTATCACTTCCCTCGATAAAAGACTGTGTTTTATCCATTCAATTCTCCCTAAATTATTATTGATGTAAAAGACTATCTGCCTAAATATTGAAAGGTGACAATAATATTGCCTAACCTATTATTAAAGCAAGCACTAACTAAAAGTAATCTTATATTGATTATTTTTATAAGAAATAAATAAATCGTTTATAGCACTTGGCAACCCTTAAATTTAGAGACATACTATTAACCAAATTAAACCAAATGATAAAAACAGTCGATCACAAATAATGATCTATATCTATTGCACATGCGTCAATGAAATACAATGGTCAGAAATTCAGACGCAAGTAAATATTTTAAATATCACTGATCAAAAAGCTATTGCACAATACAAATTTGATAAAGATAAATGCCGTTCCCTCTTAGGGAAAATGCTGTTGCTTTATATTCTTAAGCATCATGAAAGCTATCACTCAAACCAACTTCCTCCCATTACTTATACAACTTATCGAAAACCTTTTATATCAACCATGCAAGGTTATTTTAATATTTCCCATGCAGCTGATTGGGTAGTGTGTGCTTACACACAGAAAGGAGATCTAGGTGTTGATATTGAAAAAGCAATCAGTATTGATATCCATGACTACAAAGCTGTCATGACACCAAATGAGTATTTCCGAGCAACTCATTCTAATAACTTTGATTTTTTTCAGTTATGGACATTGAAAGAAGCCATCATGAAAGCAGAGGGACTTGGATTTTATCTCCCCCCGACATCCTTTGAAGTCCCCTATCCCTTTAGCAACAATACGAATATTCACATTAATAAAGACTGGTTTCTGTTTAGCCAATGTTTTGAACAATACTATACATTATCCATCGCTTCATCATGCTTATTAAATGAACATCCTCAAGTTATCATTCAACCCATCGATCAACTCTTAGTTTCATCAAAAATTTAATTGCATGACTGTAAATCTTGATGTCCCTTTACATTCTTTATTAATATCTGCTTTTCTGTCTCTGGAATATTCATTTTTTGAATATCAGCTTCGTCTAAATCATAAAACATTTTTTGATCCAGCGTTTCTTGCTCTATCTTTTGTAGAAAAGCTTTATCTAGGGGATCCTTTTTATATTGCTGTTCATCAGGGGCAAAGAAATTATAAAACTTTTCTTTATAAAACTGTTGGTCAGCCTTCTCTATATTATATTGTGCAAAAAAATCATCTAACCTCATAACAGGCGGACTAACCTTTCGACCTTGTCGATTGTCACTCACCACGGGATAATACTCAATACGAATACCTGTGTCATCTTTCACCACATAAATCGTATTAATACGGTCCCAGCCACCACTTTCTCGATATAAATTCTCAAACTCAAGAAAGCCTACTTGTTCACCATAGGAAAAATAGATTTTATAAAACCAGACATCATGGTTGCTGAACGCCAATCGGTCACCTTTAAATAAAATCGTTTGTACTTTCGAGCAGGTATAAAGTGTTCCTGTTGGGTTAACTGATTCAATATTAACAACCATTTCCTTTAAAATGGGTCTATGCCCTTGTATTTTGAACTCGGGCTCTGATGAATCATTACTGACTAGCATATAAATCAACCTATCTAGGAGTATTAAGAAAAAAATGATGACAAAAATAATAATAAAATATTTAAATATGCGGGCGATGGTCATTAAAAACTCCTTGATGACTTTTTCGTATTTTACTACCATTTATATATGATAACATCGGCCTCGCTTTAGGAAACTCCTTTAACTCTTCACGAGTTAGGCTTGCAGCTGATTTCAGTCTAATACAAGTTGCAGCCCAACCTTCACTTAACAACCCACCCACCAGGTAAACAGGATTGTATGACCAACCAATCCCTACATTCCTATCCGTACTCGATACCCTATAATCAGGGAAAAAAGAGCCATAGGCAAAATTTGTTTGCCCCCATACTTCAACATTTTTGAAATTTTCAAGGTGTGATAACTTTTCGGCAAAACTATTCTGATACCAAGCAGATTGATTACCATATAAGACACACATAGCGCCTTCTTTTATCCAATTAAACTTAATCGCCGCCCATCCACTGATATTCATTTGATTAACTGCATTTATAGGGTCAACCGGTGGATAAACTATCGAATGATAAGAGATTGGACCATCTAAACCACAATAAGAAAAAATACCTACCTCACGGATTTTTGCTTTACCCTCATGCTCATTCATAATTTCATAGACACGCGTCCCTATGTCATGAATAGCTAACACAGGCAGTTTATATATTTTGTGTAGATCTTCAATATACCAAGGTGATTTTTCTATATTTCTTGCACGCGTATCAGCCGCTACTTTAAACATATCTCTATCGGTATAAAATAGACTCCCTTTATTACGTTCATCTACCCAAAATAATAATATTAACTCTTTGGGCCTACTAATTTTTTGTACTACGGTATGATTAGGTGTCTTCTCTAACATACCTTTAGTTAATTTTTCGTCCGTAGGTTCAGCATAAACTACCATTAATTAAGCCCCTGTATCCTCATCCAGTAACGCATGTATTTTTATTTCTGGTTGAGGTTGATCATCGTAAAACGTTTCTGTATAACCATCTTTATCCGTACGCCCCCTTCTGCTTGAGCCATCAGGCATATAAGCAATATAACTTGTATTACTATAAGGATGATCATGATCATCCGTTAATTGAAAACGTAAGTTATAAGTAGGCTTATCAATCAAACTGTTTGTTTTCTTTGAGTAAATCTTTTCAAACGGCTTCAATACAACAGCAGGTGCCGTAACTGCTGTGACAGCGTCTTGTTTAAATAATGGTGTTTGAGGAATGGCCAGACTCCCCGCCATAGGCACTCCACCCGTCCACACAGGCATAGTCATCCAAATACCTGCTGGATTAAGTACAATATGCTGCCCACCTGCTTTTAGCGTTAAAGACAAGCCGCCATCAATCACTATTTGCCCGCCTGACTTAAGGTGTATTTCTTGTCCTGCTTCAGTTGTCGTAATCGTGCCAACTGTTTTATGCTCAGCAAGCCCTACCTGAGTATAATCATTCGCTAGTACTTGGCTACGACGGTCTAAATCAGTGAGGTGATGCTCTTCTCCCTCAATTTTAGTATATCGATTCTTTACAATGGTTTCTGAATGCTCATTATTAACTTGTAAATGGCTATTGTTATTAACTTGAATTGTATGATTATTTTTAGTTAATTGATCATAGTCTTTTTGTGCCTGCACAAAAATTTGTTCTTTGTCCTTTTTATCTTCAATTCTAAACTCATTACTCCCTACGCCGCCTTTTGATGAAGATGTTTTAAAAACAGACTTCGTTTTATTAGCAGGTAACTCATAAGGCAGCTTATTAATGCCATTATGGATAGCGCCCGAAATAATGGGCTGATCTATATCTCCTTCGAGAAAATCCACCTTAACTTCCATGCCCACCCGAGGAATAACCACTGCACCATAACCATCATGAGCCCAATTGCTCGCCACACGAATCCAACAGCTAGAGTGCTCATTTTTAGGATTCAATCTATCCCAATGAAACAAAACCTTTACCCGGCCAAACTCATCACAAAAAATCTCTTCACCCTGTCCCCCTGTAACAACCGCTGTTTGACTACCTAATACTTGAGGCTTAGGATGTAAGCGTTGCGGTCGACAAGGGACATCTTTAGGCGTACTAATCAAGCAGTTTCTATAACCCTGCTGAAAATCATCAAAAGGAAACTGCAAACCATCATCAACAGGATGGTTATAGTATTTAAATAAATAATGCACATCTTTGATAACAGCTGCGACCTCACTTCCTAAGGCCTCCAATACTTGAGGTTGTCTACCTTGGTGATAAACTTGGTTAACAAGCCAATAATCAGAAGAGTCTAATGCATCCAGCTCAGGATAATTCGACAAAGAAAAACAATAACCACTCTTTAATAAAGGCACATCAGTATAAGCCTCTGCAAGTATCTGGCTTGCTTTTAAACGTTCTATCTCTATTTTTGCATAATGTTCCCCTCTAGCCACATTTAAGTGGCGTTGAGGATAATCATAAAACTCAAGCTTTGGTTCTATAGCATGATTAGCCTTATCGCTTTGTGTTCCCTCTGCGATGCCCTCAGGAATTTTCATGTTTTGAAAATTATAATTTCGAAAACTAGCCTTAGTTGTTGTTGCCGTTAAACCAATAGAAAAACTTTTAAAGACGGGGCTATCAGCAACATTTCCTGTACTGGGTCTGTACTCAAAAACCTCATCATACTGGCCAAAAAAGCTATTGGCGTCACTCAACACCATCAGATGAGAATCGTTGGCGTGTTGATAGTAGATATTTATCCCTTCTTCTTCACAAAGACGATAGATAAAATCTGCATCAGACTCTTTATATTGGCAACAAAACTCTCTTTTGGGATAATCCTCTTTAAACATTAAAGAAAAATCTATCCCTTGCTGCAAACCATGCTCATTTAATAAAGCACATACAATCTCAGGAACACTTTGATTAATGAATGCTCGTTGATTAAAACGGTGATGAAGATTCATAAAACGTGAAGATAAAATAACTTTAAATAAGCTATAATCTTTACCTATTGCTCCACGTTTTACAGCAACAATGACACCATGTACACCTGCTTTTTTGTCTGAGGTAAAAGATAAGCAAGCTTTTTTACCTAATAGTTTTGTGATATCGTAACGAATATGATTACTGACTAAAGTAATTTCAAATACATATTCTGTATTTAACGCTTCGATGCCATCAAAAGCTAATACTTGCAACTTATTATTAGCAAGATTTTCTATATCAAAATAAAAATGCGTCTCGTTAGCAGAGTCAAACATCCACTTTACTCCTCCGCGCTATCTTGCCAATTTATATATAGCAATATATTGATTAAAAGAAGACTTGGAATAAAACTATAAGCAAAGAATATTGATAACAAGCTTGTTATATTATAATTTGCAATGAAAAGTTGTGATTAATAAGCCACTAAGCTTTCAAAAAAATCCCAATTGATGCTGCTAAATTTAGCATTTAACTAGGAGACACCACAACAAAAAGAGATATAGACCAATGTCTAATTCACAACCAATAAAAAAATTTTCTAATTTAAAATCATTAAGATAAAAAAATATAAAATATATCTAAACTATTCAAAACGAAAACTTTAACATCAACTAAAAATAATACAACATATAATCACCCCACATCATCAATAGTATTAAATGAACAACTTTTTGTAATTTATTTATCACTATTTATGATAATCAATCACCTTATAGTTAAAAAATAAGAAATACTTTGCTTAAACACTTCAATTTTTCAAATAATTAATGGTTAAATACTGTTACAAGTCTTGCGTTTAGACCATCGGATAATTTCTTTAATTGAGTCAATGATAAAGAATAAAAAAATCTTAATCAGCATGCAATTATGTATTTGCTTAAGATTGAAAGCACTATTACATCTATTAGAGGAATTCTTCATGAAAAAAGCGATTATTATGGCATCAGCAATTGTATTATCTTCTTTAAGCTATGTATCAGCAGCCACTGCGCCAACTGCTGCAACT
Coding sequences within it:
- a CDS encoding type VI secretion system Vgr family protein encodes the protein MFDSANETHFYFDIENLANNKLQVLAFDGIEALNTEYVFEITLVSNHIRYDITKLLGKKACLSFTSDKKAGVHGVIVAVKRGAIGKDYSLFKVILSSRFMNLHHRFNQRAFINQSVPEIVCALLNEHGLQQGIDFSLMFKEDYPKREFCCQYKESDADFIYRLCEEEGINIYYQHANDSHLMVLSDANSFFGQYDEVFEYRPSTGNVADSPVFKSFSIGLTATTTKASFRNYNFQNMKIPEGIAEGTQSDKANHAIEPKLEFYDYPQRHLNVARGEHYAKIEIERLKASQILAEAYTDVPLLKSGYCFSLSNYPELDALDSSDYWLVNQVYHQGRQPQVLEALGSEVAAVIKDVHYLFKYYNHPVDDGLQFPFDDFQQGYRNCLISTPKDVPCRPQRLHPKPQVLGSQTAVVTGGQGEEIFCDEFGRVKVLFHWDRLNPKNEHSSCWIRVASNWAHDGYGAVVIPRVGMEVKVDFLEGDIDQPIISGAIHNGINKLPYELPANKTKSVFKTSSSKGGVGSNEFRIEDKKDKEQIFVQAQKDYDQLTKNNHTIQVNNNSHLQVNNEHSETIVKNRYTKIEGEEHHLTDLDRRSQVLANDYTQVGLAEHKTVGTITTTEAGQEIHLKSGGQIVIDGGLSLTLKAGGQHIVLNPAGIWMTMPVWTGGVPMAGSLAIPQTPLFKQDAVTAVTAPAVVLKPFEKIYSKKTNSLIDKPTYNLRFQLTDDHDHPYSNTSYIAYMPDGSSRRGRTDKDGYTETFYDDQPQPEIKIHALLDEDTGA